In the bacterium genome, AAGCGAGGATGAGCCTCCAGATTTCGCTTACACGGTCTTGCAAAGGAAGGTTCATGAGCTTCGCAACACACGAAGCCAACTTCCCTTCCCGAACTGACACGCGCGTTTCAAACAAGAAGCGTGTTACGTTGCTGCGGCAATTGCTGCAACTGATCGTTGTTTGTCCAGCAACTACGAGCCGGTTACACGCATAACAAGGAAACGTTTTTGCGAAACGGATTGTCTCTTGCATAGCTATGCCCTCCTGCCGGAAGCACATGCAAATTTGTGCGGGCCAGCAGGAGGGATAGCTCATGCAGTTTTGCTGTTTCCCTTTCCCTAAATTTCAAAGAGCAGATCCCGAGATTCCGGGACCAAACAGATGGGAAGCAAGCTACTTGCCAAGACCTGGGGGGCCTCAAATTTACTTTGAGGTATTTACTGCGATCCGCTATTTTGCAAGATCGCCGCGGTTCGGCAGTTTGGGATGCAGAAAATGCCGTGAAAATGGATTTCTGACTGGGCTAAAACTAGGCTAGAAAAAGAACAAAAATAACCAATCTGAACCAAGCTTACCCAAGATCTCTCGAGGAGGTTAAGGCGTCCCCATGGGGATTTGAACCCCAGTTACCAAAGTGAAAGTCTGGTGTCGATCGGGCAAACCATGCCCATTCAGTCATAATGCAGTTCTCATGCCATTCGGAGGCACAACTCCAATCGAGAAGAAATGGTGAAGAAAATTGCTTCAAAATACTCAAAGGTCGAAAAGTTTTAGTGCAGATAAGAAAGGTTTTCGACTTCCACCCGTTCATGATCTAGGCATTGCCGGAACGAATTGCAAGAGTATCGAGCACGAATCGACTATTTTCGTTCAATACCTGAACCGTAGTCGTTTGGCAAACCCTTTGCAATTTACAAAAGATGTGAAGACAGCAAAGCCCTTTTCGGAACAACCAGATCGATCAGTAAACAGAAGTAAAATGGCTGCCCGCCAAGAGCTGACGTCTTTGGATTCGGACCGGTATATGACCAAAAAGGAAGCCGCTACCTATACTGGCCTCAGTGTTCGTACGCTGGATTCCGCAAGAGACTTACGCCGTTACAAACCAAGCGGAAAAGTTCTTTTCAAAAAATCGGAAATTGACGCTTGGATCTTTAAAAGCAAAGTTCAGCGCATCGATCTTGACAGTATTTCCAAAAAAGCAAAACTTGTGATCGATGAACTGCGGAAAACGGGTTAGGTCTATTTTTTTCCTTTCACAACTGAAAGAACTTTCCCCTTTTCTTCAGACTTCTTGAACGACGGAAGCTTATCGACTGCCTGGCGGTTACTGCCAGGAATCAGATGGGTGTACGTGTTTACGGTCAAGGTTATACTGCTGTGTCCCAACTGATCCTTTACATAAGCAAGAGACTCACCTTGCTGAATCAGCATCGACGCAAACGTGTGCCGCAGATCATGAAATCGAATCCGGCGAAGACCGGCTCTCTCAATATTTTTCAGATAGTGCCGATGATAGACATTCTTCATATCAACCGGATTTCCATCTTGATTTGCAAATACCCATTTAGGAAGTCGGTCTTCACTCCATTTAAGTTTCTGTCTCTCCAGATGTTCCTTCAGTTCATTGAATAACGCCGACGACATATCGATTGTGCGGATTCGATTCGTCTTTGTTGGTGTAACCTTCCCTCTGTTGTTTACAATTCTTCTGACAATCATCAGGCGTTGATTCCAATCGATATCACCCCATTGCAAACCAGCGATTTCCGCTGAGCGCATTCCAGTATGAAGTGCACAGAGGAAAAGCGCAAAGTAGTCTGGTGAATTTTCCCAAACCGTTTTCAAAAACAGTTCCACTTCCTGCCGATTGTAGATTTGTACTTCATGAACTCCCCCAAAAGTATTTTCGTCTTCATCTGTTCTTCCGCGAACTTCACGGTATAGGCGATGCAGCTTGATGGCAGGATTTCTTACTATAAGTTCATCTTCCAGCGCGTGATTCAGCATTGCGCAGAGTTCCGAAAGTACAATCCGGATCGACGCTTTGGCAAGACCTTTTGCAATAAGAGTTCCGACAAACTTCTTCACTCGTTTTCTTTCAAGATCGCTCAGGGGGATTTTCCCAAGTTCCGGCAGAATGTGAAGCTCAAAGCTGCCATCGTAGCTCACCCTGGTGGATTCCCGCACTCCAGCTGTAAGATATTCTTGCCTGAACTGCTGGTAATATTCAGCCACAGTAATATCTCCAGAGTCATAATCTCCGGTTTCTTCAAATTGGAACTTCCCTTTGGCAAGTAATTTCTTCGCCGCTCTGGCGTATGCGCTCGCTTCTTCTCTGCTATGGAAGCTGTTTGCTTTGCGTCTGCCATACGCTTTGATGTCAACAATAAATCGATTGCGGTAGCG is a window encoding:
- a CDS encoding helix-turn-helix domain-containing protein; its protein translation is MAARQELTSLDSDRYMTKKEAATYTGLSVRTLDSARDLRRYKPSGKVLFKKSEIDAWIFKSKVQRIDLDSISKKAKLVIDELRKTG
- a CDS encoding site-specific integrase, which codes for MGVTIRKDKRYRNRFIVDIKAYGRRKANSFHSREEASAYARAAKKLLAKGKFQFEETGDYDSGDITVAEYYQQFRQEYLTAGVRESTRVSYDGSFELHILPELGKIPLSDLERKRVKKFVGTLIAKGLAKASIRIVLSELCAMLNHALEDELIVRNPAIKLHRLYREVRGRTDEDENTFGGVHEVQIYNRQEVELFLKTVWENSPDYFALFLCALHTGMRSAEIAGLQWGDIDWNQRLMIVRRIVNNRGKVTPTKTNRIRTIDMSSALFNELKEHLERQKLKWSEDRLPKWVFANQDGNPVDMKNVYHRHYLKNIERAGLRRIRFHDLRHTFASMLIQQGESLAYVKDQLGHSSITLTVNTYTHLIPGSNRQAVDKLPSFKKSEEKGKVLSVVKGKK